Proteins encoded within one genomic window of Aspergillus nidulans FGSC A4 chromosome VII:
- a CDS encoding ribosome biosynthesis protein ENP2 (transcript_id=CADANIAT00008747) translates to MKLSNQSEVPVYTISGSNTARPLPEWLARRRKRSLKDDPEYANRIELLQDFEFEEASQCIRVSEDGDWVMSTGTYKPQIHTHHLPQLSLSWARHTDALNTTFQLLSSDYSKSIHLQSDRSLEFHTPGGCHYRTRLPRYGRDLIYDRASTEALVPAVGVNADGMGEVFRLNLELGRYMRSFEVDVGGDDFTSAGGGALQGGINTGAVNTGAIAEESHGLLAFGTTLGTVELWDPRAKGRAGVLLPPTQIGPDDARSEITALEFHRSGLTLATGSSNGLIHLYDLRSPVPLLKKDQGYGFPIHTLKFLLPSTTTREQTLEPKILSSDKKIIKIWDPRNGNPWTSVEPAVDINSVAWCKDSGMLLTANEGRQQHSFFIPQLGPAPKWCSFLDNLVEEMAEDPNDPNAFNAGQAGSVYDNYKFLTLPQLKTLSLDHLIGRTNLLRPYMHGYFVAQRLYEEARLITNPYIWEEERAKRIKEKIDKERESRIRGKKKAAVKVNKKLAERLMQMEEKNERRKAKRVLQQGGDEPMEDADATASAPTPTAVLSDNRFAKVFEDEDFAIDETSREYSLRNSGSASEPAPPPRKERGLTAVEQEAIDEVPNSSDSDSDSESESESEQERPSKRKPSAQKQKPANNITRRQPQMQVSSSAAAATSNRDRSFGARAQNMRTKEKPARRVTVVGEQEFTFNPRGKGSSKQNNNAPVKPTTASSDYRTKERRSASGNTFRKM, encoded by the exons aTGAAGCTCTCAAACCAGTCGGAAGTCCCTGTCTATACGATATCTGGGTCAAATACAGCCCGTCCACTACCTGAATGGCTCGCGAGACGGCGAAAGCGCAGTCTAAAGGACGATCCAGAGTATGCGAACCGGATTGAACTGCTGCAGGacttcgagtttgaggaggcAAGCCAGTGCATCCGGGTCAGCGAAGATGGGGATTGGGTCATGAGCACAG GAACCTACAAGCCCCAAATACACACGCACCACCTTCCTCAGTTATCACTTTCATGGGCTCGCCACACAGATGCGCTCAATACAACATTCCAACTGCTTTCCTCCGACTATTCGAAGTCTATCCACCTACAATCTGACCGATCGCTCGAGTTCCACACTCCTGGTGGATGCCATTACCGAACAAGGCTTCCACGATACGGGCGTGACCTAATATACGACAGAGCGTCCACCGAAGCTCTTGTCCCAGCCGTCGGCGTAAACGCCGACGGTATGGGTGAAGTCTTTCGCCTCAATCTAGAACTGGGTCGTTACATGCGGAGTTTCGAGGTCGACGTCGGAGGCGACGACTTCACGTCGGCTGGCGGAGGTGCGTTGCAGGGTGGTATAAATACCGGTGCTGTAAACACAGGCGCTATTGCGGAAGAGAGTCATGGTCTGCTCGCTTTTGGTACGACTTTAGGCACCGTTGAACTCTGGGATCCGCGAGCGAAGGGCCGCGCAGGAGTGCTGTTGCCTCCTACGCAGATCGGACCTGATGATGCGAGAAGCGAGATCACAGCGTTGGAGTTCCATCGTTCTGGGTTAACGCTTGCCACTGGTTCCTCGAACGGTCTTATTCACCTCTACGATCTCCGTTCGCCGGTTCCTCTACTCAAGAAAGATCAAGGATATGGTTTCCCTATCCACACTCTTAAGTTCCTACTGCCGTCGACCACTACACGAGAACAGACTTTGGAGCCCAAGATTCTGTCTTCAGATAAGAAAATTATCAAGATATGGGACCCTCGAAATGGTAACCCATGGACCTCCGTTGAGCCCGCCGTTGACATCAACTCGGTCGCCTGGTGCAAAGACAGTGGAATGCTCCTAACAGCCAACGAAGGGCGACAACAGCACTCATTCTTCATCCCCCAACTCGGTCCCGCTCCGAAGTGGTGTTCGTTCCTAGACAATCTGGTTGAGGAAATGGCCGAAGATCCGAACGACCCCAACGCCTTCAACGCTGGACAGGCCGGCTCTGTCTACGATAACTACAAGTTCCTGACTCTACCTCAGCTCAAGACTCTCAGTCTAGACCATCTGATTGGAAGAACTAACCTACTGCGACCCTACATGCACGGATACTTTGTCGCTCAGCGCCTCTACGAGGAAGCCAGGTTGATTACCAACCCGTACATCTGGGAGGAAGAGCGCGCAAAGAGAatcaaggagaagattgaCAAGGAGCGTGAAAGCCGAATtagagggaagaaaaaggcagCCGTCAAAGTCAACAAGAAACTCGCCGAACGCCTcatgcagatggaggagaagaacgaacGCCGCAAGGCCAAACGCGTTCTCCAACAAGGCGGCGACGAGCCGATGGAAGATGCCGATGCTACCGCTTCTGCCCCCACACCCACAGCAGTACTCAGCGACAACCGTTTCGCCAAGGtcttcgaggacgaagacTTCGCCATCGATGAGACGTCCCGTGAGTACTCTCTCCGCAACTCAGGCAGTGCTTCGgagcctgcccctcctcCTAGGAAAGAGCGCGGCCTCACAGCCGTCGAGCAAGAAGCCATCGACGAAGTCCCGAActcctcagactcagactcGGATTCAGAAAGTGAAAGCGAAAGCGAACAAGAACGACCCTCTAAACGCAAACCCTCCGCCCAAAAACAGAAACCCGCCAATAACATCACCCGTCGTCAGCCCCAAATGCAGgtttcctcctccgcagcaGCCGCCACCTCCAACCGCGACCGTTCCTTCGGTGCTCGCGCCCAGAACATGCGCACGAAAGAGAAGCCAGCTCGTCGTGTTACCGTGGTGGGTGAGCAGGAATTCACATTCAACCCTAGAGGAAAGGGATCTTCGAAACAGAACAACAATGCGCCCGTCAAACCAACTACCGCGTCCTCCGACTACAGGACGAAGGAGCGAAGAAGCGCCTCCGGTAATACGTTCCGCAAGATGTGA